The genome window CGTTCATTAACCATGTTGTTTTGCATCAGTTTTATCAGTATGCTGCATACATCCCTTACATCTGCGAATCCCGTCATACCAGACGGATAAAAACCAATACCCTTTCGGATGACCTTAAAAAAGCCGCCCGGCCCTTTTAATGGAATACAGGGACCAAGCACAACAGAGGGATTCACCACTACCGCATTCAATCCTTCTTCAACAGCACGCCATACCTCAAGTTCAGCTTTAAACTTACTTTCACCATAATTGGAATCCCGACTGGGAAAATTGCCAAAAAAGTCCTCTGTAATAACCTGACCTTCCCTTGCCGGGTCTAAAGCTGCAACAGAACTAATATAGGCCACCTTGGGCACTTCGTTTTCAAGGGCTGCATTCACCACATTTGCCGTACCCCGGATATTAGCATCCAACATCGTATACTTATCCCCAGGATCAAAAGATACCATAGCTGCGCCATGATAAATCTCATCTGCTTTTTGGGTTACCTCCAGAAGGGTATGATATTCCAGAATATCCCCGTCCACCCAATCAACCTTCCTGAAGAATGTATCATAATCCCGGGTATAGTATTTAAATACATCCTTTACGAGTTGCAGGTTGCTTGATGGCCTCTTCAGGGCCACCACCTCATTGCCCCCGCCAATCAATTGATAAAGCAGATGGGCTCCTATAAAACCCGTTGCTCCGGTTACAAATATCATAATCCAAGCCGTATTATTCCTTTTGGACGGAATGTTAACAG of Bacteroidales bacterium contains these proteins:
- a CDS encoding NAD-dependent epimerase/dehydratase family protein codes for the protein MIFVTGATGFIGAHLLYQLIGGGNEVVALKRPSSNLQLVKDVFKYYTRDYDTFFRKVDWVDGDILEYHTLLEVTQKADEIYHGAAMVSFDPGDKYTMLDANIRGTANVVNAALENEVPKVAYISSVAALDPAREGQVITEDFFGNFPSRDSNYGESKFKAELEVWRAVEEGLNAVVVNPSVVLGPCIPLKGPGGFFKVIRKGIGFYPSGMTGFADVRDVCSILIKLMQNNMVNERFIVSEGNHTYKELFQQIAQAFQSKIPQREIKPFMTDIAWKLERVRGKLFMQKPRITRELHESAHKRVRYSNEKVKQMLGHQFISLQQSIADTVSSLEHIG